The proteins below are encoded in one region of Helicoverpa armigera isolate CAAS_96S chromosome 11, ASM3070526v1, whole genome shotgun sequence:
- the LOC135117485 gene encoding sodium/hydrogen exchanger 8-like has protein sequence MPCIRKDIFWIGIICLISFCYGEHLKSSSSSSEQRNQKSVFSEPHINWKDKGNDNNKIDHESEILSRSKRASIQNQSMQSSSESTVNNQIVNSTPSSSTESNMAAEKNESILSVVLVNISASATPNASVVSPSDAAPLPEKSSAEDEHNSSMAIFFVLCVLALGILLIHLMLQTGFSYLPESVVIVFLGALIGMIINLMSIKNIANWRKEEAFSPTAFFLVLLPPIIFESGYNLHKGNFFQNIGSILLFAIVGTAISAFVIGAGIYLLGLAQVVYKLSFVESFAFGSLISAVDPVATVAIFHALDVDPVLNMLVFGESILNDAIAIVLTTAVLDSNDPLMSTGEAILSAINRFWLMFFASAGIGVLFALVSALLLKHVDLRKNPSLEFGMMLVFTYAPYVLAEGIHLSGIMAILFCGVVMSHYTHFNLSTVTQVTMQQTMRTLAFIAETCVFAYLGLAIFSFRHRVEPALVVWSIVMCLVGRAANIFPLALLCNKFREHKITKKMMFIMWFSGLRGAISYALSLHLGFSDETRHVIITTTLIIVLFTTLFFGGSTMPLLKFLRANKKTKRSRSLRKQKEVSLSKTREWGQAIDSEHLSEITEEELEVNYSHATRLRGFVRLDMKYLTPFFTRRFTHQELKDCKSQMTDLTNQWYQAIKISNDRETDEEESLQQSSHSNSHSSLQRGV, from the exons ATGCCATGTATTCGAAAGGACATATTTTGGATCGgtataatatgtttaattagtttttgttatggagaacatttgaagTCGTCATCTTCATCGAGCGAACAGAGAAACCAGAAGTCGGTATTTTCTGAGCCACATATTAACTGGAAAGATAAAGGaaatgacaataataaaattgatcatGAAAGTGAAATTTTATCAAGGTCAAAGCGTGCCAGTATACAGAACCAAAGTATGCAAAGTTCCAGTGAATCAACTGTAAACAATCAAATTGTGAATTCAACACCGAGCTCTTCTACTGAAAGTAATATGGCTGCAGAAAAGAATGAATCTATATTGTCAGTAgtacttgtaaatatttctgcGTCTGCAACTCCTAATGCCTCTGTGGTCAGCCCATCAGATGCAGCACCTTTACCTGAGAAAAGCTCTGCTGAAGATGAACACAACAGTTCTATGgccatattttttgtgttgtgcGTGCTAGCACTTGGTATTCTACTAATTCATCTTATGCTTCAAACTGGATTCTCATATTTGCCTGAAAGTGTGGTAATAGTGTTCCTTGGTGCTTTGATTGGTATGATTATAAACTTGATGTCCATTAAGAACATTGCAAATTGGAGGAAGGAGGAAGCATTTTCTCCAACTGCCTTTTTTTTAGTACTCCTACCTCCTATAATTTTTGAATCAGGTTACAATTTGCACAAAGGAAACTTTTTCCAAAACATTGGATCAATTCTACTTTTTGCAATAGTTGGGACTGCTATATCAGCATTTGTGATTGGTGCAGGCATATATTTGCTGGGGCTGGCCCAGGTAGTGTACAAACTGAGTTTTGTGGAGTCTTTTGCCTTTGGCTCCCTGATATCAGCAGTAGACCCAGTTGCTACAGTAGCAATCTTCCACGCACTTGACGTAGACCCAGTGCTCAACATGTTGGTTTTCGGAGAGAGCATTCTGAATGATGCTATTGCTATTGTTTTGACAACAGCTGTTTTGGATTCTAATGATCCTCTAATGTCTACTGGTGAAGCCATCCTTTCTGCAATAAATAGATTTTGGTTAATGTTTTTTGCCTCAGCGGGAATAGGAGTCTTGTTTGCACTTGTTAGTGCTCTACTTTTGAAACATGTTGATCTACGTAAAAATCCATCTCTTGAATTTGGTATGATGTTAGTTTTTACTTATGCTCCGTACGTATTGGCTGAGGGTATTCATCTATCAG gaattatggcaatattattttgtggaGTAGTAATGTCTCATTACACACATTTCAATTTATCTACAGTGACACAGGTTACTATGCAGCAGACTATGAGAACTTTAGCTTTTATTGCTGAAACCTGTGTATTTGCATACTTAGGATTGGCCATATTCAG CTTCAGACATCGTGTGGAACCAGCACTTGTAGTTTGGAGCATAGTCATGTGTTTAGTTGGCAGAGCTGCAAATATTTTCCCACTTGCTTTACTCTGCAATAAATTCCGCGAACACAAGATAACTAAGAAAATGATGTTTATAATGTGGTTCAGTG GACTACGAGGAGCAATTTCCTATGCACTATCACTACATTTGGGTTTCTCTGACGAAACACGTCATGTGATCATAACCACGACTCTTATAATagtattatttacaactttattcTTTGGTGGATCAACAATGCCTTTACTCAAGTTTTTGAga gctaacaaaaaaacaaagcgTTCACGATCCTTACGTAAACAGAAAGAAGTAAGTTTGTCAAAAACACGGGAATGGGGCCAGGCCATAGACTCGGAACATTTGTCTGAGATAACCGAAGAGGAATTAGAG GTAAATTATTCGCATGCAACCCGGCTGCGAGGCTTTGTGCGGTTAGACATGAAGTATCTCACCCCTTTCTTCACCAGGAGATTTACTCAtcag
- the LOC110370097 gene encoding oxidative stress-responsive serine-rich protein 1 has product MSQIKKTFLKTTPLTKETRCSCSTQMKQKPAIYKKKHRKIIKEPILNILKKIGNVKLETEDRQESISKNMSDIERCDSLSLCTLVDNCNQLTISSNANLQNFVTSCESNQTRWWKNDASTSQEQRGSKQQSRSGSCSQQALNPPCDVTIDELASYFETLVHIPKKMSSMAEMMYI; this is encoded by the coding sequence AtgtctcaaataaaaaaaacatttcttaagACAACTCCACTAACTAAGGAAACAAGATGCTCATGTTCCActcaaatgaaacaaaaaccagCAATCTACAAAAAGAAacatagaaaaattataaaagaaccgatattgaatatattaaaaaaaattggtaatgtCAAATTAGAAACAGAGGACCGCCAAGAATCAATAAGTAAAAACATGTCAGATATTGAGAGATGTGACTCATTAAGTTTATGCACACTTGTTGACAATTGTAACCAGCTAACAATATCCTCCAATGCCAATCTTCAGAATTTTGTAACATCTTGTGAAAGTAATCAGACTAGATGGTGGAAAAATGATGCGTCAACTTCGCAGGAGCAAAGAGGATCAAAACAACAGAGTAGATCTGGCAGCTGTTCTCAGCAAGCTCTTAATCCTCCCTGTGATGTCACCATTGATGAATTAGCAAGTTATTTTGAAACTCTAGTACATATACCAAAAAAAATGTCATCTATGGCTGAAATGATGTACATATGA